A genomic segment from Syntrophotalea acetylenivorans encodes:
- a CDS encoding pseudouridine synthase has translation MKERLQKLIAAAGLASRRQAERWISAGRVTVNGRIAAIGDQADVERDRIEVDGRPLRLEQPKVYLLLNKPNGYVTTARDPQGRKVVADLLKDVKVRVFPVGRLDLNTEGLLLLTNDGDLAARLTHPRHQVAKTYLVRVRGTLTASSRRRLEEGVMLDDGPTAPAKIAKVRSSGSHTWFEMTISEGRNRQVRRMCEAVGHSVSRLKRVGLAFLVLEGLPVGVYRPLTNGEVKRLKKL, from the coding sequence ATGAAGGAACGGTTACAAAAATTGATCGCCGCTGCCGGTCTTGCATCACGGCGGCAGGCAGAGCGCTGGATCAGCGCAGGCAGGGTTACCGTCAATGGTCGGATTGCCGCTATTGGTGATCAAGCCGACGTTGAGCGTGATCGCATTGAAGTGGATGGACGACCGCTGCGACTGGAGCAGCCCAAAGTCTATCTTCTGCTGAATAAACCCAACGGTTATGTCACAACGGCCCGGGATCCTCAGGGGCGCAAGGTTGTTGCCGATCTGTTGAAGGACGTCAAAGTGCGGGTTTTTCCCGTCGGGCGCCTGGACCTCAATACAGAAGGTTTGCTGCTGTTGACCAACGACGGAGATCTGGCTGCGCGTTTAACCCATCCACGTCATCAGGTGGCTAAAACCTACCTGGTACGTGTGCGGGGCACGCTGACAGCCTCCTCCCGGCGCCGGCTCGAAGAGGGAGTGATGCTGGACGATGGTCCTACCGCTCCGGCCAAAATTGCCAAGGTGCGCTCTTCAGGAAGTCATACCTGGTTCGAGATGACCATCAGTGAAGGCCGTAACCGTCAAGTCCGAAGAATGTGTGAGGCCGTAGGGCATTCGGTAAGCCGCCTAAAGCGTGTTGGTTTGGCTTTTCTGGTTCTGGAAGGTTTGCCGGTTGGGGTATATCGCCCCTTAACGAACGGCGAGGTCAAGCGCCTCAAAAAACTGTAG
- a CDS encoding segregation and condensation protein A, which produces MPYQIDIDTFKGPLDLLLHLIQKHEMDIYDIPIAEITAQYLATIEVMKSLNLDLAGEFLVMAATLLHIKSKMLLPRDEEEALEETELDPRTELVKRLLEYQKYRDAAISLDTLPVLGRDVFVNSPPEPEGDGEDEAEWEPVGLFELVAAFRQLIQDNGEETFHEISRERLSVTDRINQILTSLSEQSSMAFGDLLTGVVSRNDVVVTFLAMLELVKMRLARLMQNSRDSSIWLYAVEGIDGNCLQQDETLGYS; this is translated from the coding sequence ATGCCTTACCAGATAGATATAGATACTTTTAAAGGGCCTCTCGATCTTTTACTCCATCTCATTCAGAAACATGAGATGGATATTTATGATATTCCCATTGCCGAAATTACCGCCCAATACCTGGCGACAATCGAGGTTATGAAAAGCCTGAACCTTGATCTGGCTGGCGAGTTTCTGGTGATGGCGGCCACCCTGCTTCATATCAAGTCAAAAATGCTCTTGCCCCGGGATGAGGAAGAGGCTCTTGAGGAGACTGAACTCGATCCGCGGACCGAATTGGTTAAACGTCTGTTGGAGTATCAGAAATATCGAGATGCCGCTATTTCTCTTGATACCCTGCCGGTTTTAGGACGGGATGTTTTTGTGAACAGTCCCCCGGAACCGGAAGGTGATGGAGAGGATGAGGCAGAATGGGAGCCTGTTGGCCTCTTTGAACTGGTCGCAGCTTTTCGGCAGTTAATACAGGACAATGGCGAGGAAACTTTTCACGAGATCAGTCGCGAGCGTCTTTCCGTAACGGACCGAATCAATCAGATTTTAACTTCCCTTAGCGAACAGAGCAGTATGGCTTTTGGTGATTTGCTAACCGGTGTTGTTAGTCGTAACGATGTGGTTGTAACCTTTCTTGCTATGTTGGAGCTGGTTAAAATGCGTCTTGCCCGGCTGATGCAGAACAGTCGGGATAGTTCCATTTGGCTTTACGCCGTTGAAGGCATCGATGGCAACTGTTTGCAACAGGATGAGACCCTTGGTTACAGTTGA
- the scpB gene encoding SMC-Scp complex subunit ScpB, which translates to MVTVELKAIIESLLLVADGPVQPDRVALILEIELEQAKELLQELQEDYEGAQRGFSLQLVDGGFQFRTRPEYAEWIRRFRKSRPFRFSRAGLETLAIVAYRQPVTRAEIDYLRGVDSGGVIRTLLDKRLVRILGKKDIPGKPLIYGTSREFLELFGLRDLSCLPTLKEFNDLPPDMLADMEMSDAGQPPLEEDSSS; encoded by the coding sequence TTGGTTACAGTTGAGCTTAAAGCAATCATCGAAAGTTTATTACTGGTTGCCGACGGGCCGGTACAGCCGGATCGTGTTGCCCTGATCCTCGAGATCGAATTGGAGCAGGCAAAAGAACTTTTGCAGGAATTGCAAGAAGACTATGAAGGTGCCCAGCGTGGATTTTCTTTGCAGTTGGTTGATGGCGGATTTCAGTTCCGAACTCGGCCTGAATATGCCGAATGGATCCGGCGGTTTCGTAAAAGCCGGCCTTTCCGATTCTCTAGAGCTGGTCTGGAAACCCTGGCTATCGTCGCTTATCGGCAGCCTGTTACCCGCGCTGAGATCGACTATTTGCGCGGTGTCGATTCGGGTGGCGTAATAAGGACCCTTCTCGATAAACGTCTAGTACGTATCCTCGGTAAAAAGGATATCCCCGGGAAACCCCTCATTTACGGTACCAGTAGAGAATTTCTCGAATTATTCGGTTTGCGGGACTTGTCCTGCCTGCCGACCCTTAAAGAATTTAACGATCTGCCTCCGGATATGCTTGCCGATATGGAAATGTCTGATGCAGGGCAACCCCCTTTAGAAGAGGATTCGTCATCATAA